In uncultured delta proteobacterium, the following proteins share a genomic window:
- a CDS encoding Ni,Fe-hydrogenase III small subunit, with protein MICEAAMFKILTERLHQKYRTVPYPAKEPVLSARFRGRPVLHEVPAGAMEGLAAAAANACPTGAFFRDADGPCLDMGQCIFCGACAKAAPGFITFDGGHRLAGLSREELLVRPGEKNGEDHEPVTPDSIRKLFKRSFRIREVSAAGCNACEADCNVLTTVVFDLARFGIDFVASPRHADAVLVTGPVPRNMQLALHKCYDVMPGPKVVIAVGACAISGGLFRDMDQEGAGVPPHLDVDLFIPGCPPSPYTILGGLLRFLGRDKK; from the coding sequence ATGATTTGTGAGGCCGCCATGTTTAAAATCCTGACAGAACGCCTGCACCAGAAATACCGCACCGTGCCGTACCCGGCAAAGGAGCCGGTCCTGTCCGCCCGCTTCCGGGGGCGGCCCGTGCTGCACGAGGTCCCCGCCGGTGCCATGGAGGGCCTCGCGGCGGCGGCGGCCAACGCCTGCCCCACCGGAGCCTTTTTCCGGGATGCGGATGGCCCCTGCCTGGACATGGGACAGTGCATTTTTTGCGGCGCCTGCGCAAAGGCGGCTCCGGGATTCATAACGTTTGACGGCGGGCACAGGCTGGCCGGTCTTTCCCGCGAAGAGTTGCTCGTGCGGCCCGGGGAAAAAAACGGCGAGGATCATGAACCCGTGACGCCGGACAGCATCCGCAAACTCTTCAAACGCTCGTTCCGGATCCGGGAAGTTTCCGCTGCGGGCTGCAACGCCTGCGAAGCGGATTGCAACGTGCTGACGACCGTCGTGTTCGACCTCGCCCGGTTCGGCATTGATTTCGTGGCCTCGCCCCGCCACGCCGACGCGGTGCTCGTCACCGGCCCAGTGCCCCGCAACATGCAGCTGGCCTTGCATAAATGTTACGACGTCATGCCCGGCCCCAAGGTTGTCATCGCGGTCGGGGCCTGCGCCATTTCCGGCGGGCTCTTCAGGGACATGGACCAGGAGGGCGCGGGCGTTCCCCCGCACCTGGACGTCGACCTTTTCATCCCCGGCTGCCCGCCGAGCCCGTACACCATTCTCGGCGGCCTGCTCCGCTTTTTGGGCAGGGACAAAAAATAG
- a CDS encoding NADH dehydrogenase (Ubiquinone) 30 kDa subunit — translation MTKHCTIQNGQAVPLQAIPYLGWQEFCDWILAECASGARVCAFFGVPETGLPAPVRLPEAEAKGRTRIVAILARDSESTLSISSGAVAHAYPSLTPLLPALHLFERELHEKYGIVPQGHPWLKPVRFPHAEGPRAGDAPFFTVSGEEVHEVAVGPIHAGIIECGHFRFQCYGEVVMHLEISLGYHHRGIEKALVNGLTKNTLPLMEVIAGDTSIGHTWAACGVIEALADCAVAPRGQMLRAIALELERLANHTGDLGALAGDVGFLPTASYCGRIRGDFLNMTATLCGNRFGRGLVRPGGSAFNAEPAIVEDLVKRIRAAYRDVKGAADLMFNATSVTARMMGTGTVPEKTAAAMGMVGVAARASNIRLDARVTHPLPHMRGHDLRLCAEESGDVQARALVRMREVTESAAFAARLLEHLPSGETMAAPFSPTEPAHETMLAPLSCGVALVEGWRGEICHAALTDEDGRFFHYNVVDPSFHNWIGLALALRDQQISDFPLCNKSFNLSYCGHDL, via the coding sequence ATGACCAAGCACTGCACCATACAGAACGGCCAGGCGGTTCCCCTGCAAGCCATCCCGTATCTCGGCTGGCAGGAGTTCTGCGACTGGATTCTGGCGGAATGCGCGTCCGGCGCGCGCGTCTGCGCCTTTTTCGGCGTGCCGGAAACCGGCCTGCCAGCGCCCGTGAGGCTCCCGGAAGCCGAGGCAAAGGGCCGGACCAGAATCGTCGCCATCCTCGCGCGGGACAGCGAATCGACGTTGAGCATCAGTTCCGGCGCGGTCGCCCACGCCTACCCCTCCCTGACGCCCCTTTTGCCCGCCCTGCACCTTTTTGAGCGCGAACTGCACGAAAAATACGGCATCGTGCCCCAAGGCCACCCCTGGCTGAAGCCCGTGCGGTTCCCCCATGCCGAAGGGCCGCGCGCCGGGGATGCGCCGTTTTTCACCGTCAGCGGCGAGGAAGTGCATGAAGTAGCCGTCGGCCCCATCCATGCCGGCATCATCGAATGCGGGCATTTCCGCTTCCAATGCTACGGCGAAGTGGTGATGCACCTGGAAATCTCCCTGGGGTACCACCACCGGGGCATTGAAAAAGCCCTGGTGAACGGCCTTACGAAAAACACCCTCCCGCTGATGGAAGTCATTGCCGGGGATACCAGCATCGGCCATACCTGGGCGGCCTGCGGCGTGATAGAGGCTCTCGCCGACTGCGCCGTGGCCCCGCGCGGGCAGATGCTGCGGGCCATCGCCCTTGAGTTGGAACGGCTCGCCAACCACACCGGGGACCTCGGCGCACTGGCGGGCGACGTGGGCTTTCTCCCCACGGCCTCCTATTGCGGCAGAATCCGGGGCGATTTTCTGAACATGACCGCCACGCTCTGCGGCAACCGGTTCGGCAGAGGGCTGGTGCGACCCGGCGGATCGGCCTTCAACGCCGAACCCGCCATCGTGGAAGACCTCGTGAAACGCATCCGCGCGGCGTACCGCGACGTCAAGGGCGCCGCCGACCTGATGTTCAACGCCACCTCGGTCACGGCCAGAATGATGGGCACCGGCACCGTGCCGGAAAAAACCGCCGCCGCAATGGGCATGGTCGGCGTGGCGGCGCGCGCGTCAAACATCCGGCTCGACGCCAGGGTCACCCACCCCCTGCCCCATATGCGCGGTCACGATTTGCGCCTGTGCGCGGAAGAATCCGGCGACGTGCAGGCCCGGGCGCTGGTCCGCATGCGCGAGGTCACGGAATCCGCCGCGTTCGCCGCCCGGCTGCTGGAACATCTGCCCTCGGGAGAAACCATGGCGGCCCCGTTCAGCCCCACGGAACCGGCCCACGAGACCATGCTCGCCCCCCTTTCGTGCGGCGTGGCCCTGGTTGAAGGCTGGCGCGGGGAAATCTGCCATGCCGCGCTGACGGACGAGGACGGCCGGTTTTTCCACTACAACGTCGTGGACCCTTCCTTCCACAACTGGATAGGGCTGGCGCTCGCCCTGCGCGACCAGCAGATATCGGACTTCCCCCTCTGCAACAAAAGTTTCAACCTGTCGTATTGCGGGCATGATTTGTGA
- a CDS encoding AMP-dependent synthetase and ligase, which translates to MSYDLPAMTLRHVLELTAKTYPDAPALSWVDGEPLTYQEFRESAEAIVLLLAEQGIGFGDSVVILAENCPHWGIAYFAITSMGAVAVPILTDFHPEAIRYIIRHSDAKAVFVTEKMFPKIEDAVFDPAPIFINLETFQVMEQGITRDRLRELKTASLREYRKFKGQTLRLAQMAPREPGEDDVAVIIYTSGTMGYSKGVVLTHKNIVYDAVHVRDFFTLGPNDRLLSLLPLPHTYECTLGLVLPVLNGSHIHYLDRPPTARALLPALEKVRPTAILTVPLIIEKIFRNSILPKLTSSKLRHTLYRFPAIRKILHRMAGKRLYALFGGELRIMAIGGAPLAPVVERFLREGKFPYVVGYGLTECAPLCSGAEVDTTRFMSSGFSIDGVSMRIDAPDENGEGELLVRGPNVMREYYKSPQDTAEVFTEDGWLRTGDLARLDEDGYVFIKGRRKNLILGPSGENIYPEEVEAIINQMEYVAESLVIQNEGKLVARIHLDSEQLDILHAGLSDEERRKKGLELLEKIKNDTNAKVSSFIRIHKTVLQPEPFEKTPTQKIKRYLYLGI; encoded by the coding sequence ATGTCTTATGACTTACCCGCCATGACGCTCCGCCATGTTCTGGAACTCACGGCCAAAACATATCCCGACGCCCCCGCCCTTTCCTGGGTCGACGGCGAGCCTCTGACCTACCAGGAATTCAGGGAGTCGGCGGAAGCCATCGTCCTCCTGCTGGCCGAACAGGGGATCGGCTTCGGCGACTCCGTGGTTATCCTCGCGGAAAACTGCCCGCACTGGGGAATAGCGTATTTCGCGATAACCTCCATGGGCGCCGTCGCGGTGCCCATCCTCACGGACTTTCACCCCGAAGCCATCCGGTACATTATCCGCCACTCGGACGCCAAAGCCGTTTTCGTCACGGAGAAAATGTTTCCCAAAATCGAGGACGCCGTCTTTGACCCCGCCCCGATTTTCATCAACCTGGAAACGTTTCAGGTGATGGAACAGGGCATCACCCGCGACAGGCTGCGGGAACTCAAGACGGCAAGCCTCAGGGAATACCGCAAATTTAAAGGGCAGACCCTGCGCCTGGCCCAGATGGCCCCCCGTGAACCGGGCGAGGACGACGTGGCCGTCATCATCTACACCTCCGGGACCATGGGATATTCCAAAGGCGTTGTGCTCACGCACAAAAATATCGTCTACGACGCCGTGCACGTGCGCGACTTTTTCACCCTCGGCCCCAACGACAGGCTGCTCTCCCTGCTGCCGCTGCCCCATACCTACGAATGCACGCTGGGGCTGGTGCTGCCCGTCCTGAACGGCTCGCACATCCATTACCTGGACAGGCCGCCGACGGCCAGGGCGCTGCTGCCCGCGCTTGAAAAGGTCCGGCCCACGGCGATTCTGACCGTTCCCCTGATTATCGAAAAAATTTTCCGCAACTCCATATTGCCGAAGCTGACGTCCAGCAAACTCCGCCATACGCTCTATAGATTCCCGGCTATCCGCAAAATCCTGCACCGCATGGCGGGGAAACGGCTCTACGCCCTCTTCGGCGGCGAGCTCCGCATCATGGCAATCGGCGGCGCGCCGCTGGCCCCGGTGGTCGAGCGCTTTCTGCGCGAGGGCAAATTCCCCTATGTCGTGGGATACGGTCTTACCGAATGCGCACCCCTCTGCTCGGGAGCGGAGGTGGACACCACGCGCTTTATGTCCTCCGGCTTCTCCATCGACGGCGTGAGCATGCGCATAGACGCCCCGGACGAGAACGGCGAGGGAGAACTGCTCGTTCGCGGCCCCAACGTCATGCGGGAATATTACAAGTCGCCGCAGGACACGGCGGAGGTGTTCACGGAAGACGGCTGGCTGCGCACTGGCGACCTGGCCCGCCTTGATGAGGACGGGTACGTCTTCATCAAGGGGCGGCGCAAGAACCTGATCCTCGGCCCCAGCGGCGAAAACATCTATCCCGAGGAAGTGGAAGCCATCATCAACCAGATGGAATACGTGGCCGAATCGCTCGTCATCCAGAACGAAGGCAAGCTCGTGGCCCGCATCCACCTGGATTCCGAGCAGCTGGATATACTCCATGCGGGCCTTTCCGATGAGGAACGCCGAAAAAAGGGGTTGGAACTCCTGGAAAAAATCAAGAACGACACCAACGCCAAGGTTTCCAGCTTCATCCGCATCCACAAGACGGTCCTGCAGCCGGAGCCGTTTGAAAAAACGCCGACCCAGAAGATAAAACGGTATCTGTATTTAGGGATTTAG
- a CDS encoding putative hydrogenase-4 component C (Evidence 3 : Function proposed based on presence of conserved amino acid motif, structural feature or limited homology), whose amino-acid sequence MSAAHYFLGILLAPLLLGVINRVKAKFAGRRGRPYLQLYYDLAKLLQKSVVYPVASSAIFWIGPLVNLGAVLTALLFVPLGGTPALVSFTGDFFLAAYVLAMGRFAMILAALDTGSAFEGMGASREAVYSALAEPVLLAAFIPLGMTVKIFSLSAMLAPFTPEGWERYWPVLILLGGAFFIVLLTENCRIPVDDPATHLELTMIHEVMILDHGGVDLALIEFASALKLWFFCAVVAGTAMPDITLFAAGIPVLGDILTGPFVALVFSLLGIFMVAVLVGIAESSMARLKLLKIPALLTLAGALTALACLFSLR is encoded by the coding sequence ATGAGCGCGGCGCACTACTTTCTGGGCATTCTGCTGGCCCCTCTCCTTCTCGGCGTCATCAACCGCGTCAAGGCGAAATTTGCCGGGCGGCGCGGCCGCCCGTACCTGCAGCTGTATTATGACCTCGCCAAGCTGCTGCAAAAAAGCGTCGTGTACCCCGTTGCATCCTCCGCCATTTTCTGGATCGGCCCGCTCGTCAACCTCGGCGCGGTGCTGACGGCCCTGCTCTTCGTGCCCCTGGGCGGCACGCCCGCCCTGGTGTCTTTTACCGGGGACTTCTTCCTGGCGGCCTACGTTCTTGCCATGGGGCGGTTCGCTATGATTCTCGCCGCGCTGGATACCGGCTCCGCCTTCGAAGGCATGGGCGCATCCCGCGAGGCCGTCTATTCCGCCCTGGCCGAGCCGGTGCTGCTCGCGGCCTTTATCCCGCTGGGCATGACCGTCAAAATATTTTCCCTCTCCGCCATGCTGGCGCCGTTCACGCCGGAGGGCTGGGAACGCTACTGGCCGGTTCTCATCCTGCTCGGCGGGGCCTTTTTCATCGTCCTTCTGACCGAGAACTGCCGCATCCCGGTGGATGATCCCGCGACCCACCTTGAACTGACCATGATCCACGAGGTCATGATCCTGGATCACGGCGGCGTGGACCTCGCCCTGATCGAGTTCGCCTCGGCGCTGAAGCTCTGGTTCTTCTGCGCGGTGGTCGCCGGGACCGCCATGCCGGACATAACCCTCTTCGCCGCCGGGATTCCCGTCCTGGGGGATATCCTGACCGGCCCCTTCGTGGCCCTTGTCTTCTCTCTGCTCGGTATTTTCATGGTCGCCGTGCTGGTGGGGATCGCGGAATCCAGCATGGCGCGGCTGAAACTTCTCAAAATCCCCGCCCTGCTAACCCTTGCCGGCGCCCTGACGGCGCTCGCCTGCCTTTTCAGCCTGCGGTGA
- a CDS encoding NADH/Ubiquinone/plastoquinone (Complex I), whose product MLFALFLLPLAAGCISFFITDDWPRRCLLVGTALIHCILSALCWITAPEPFRDILALDAAGRLILGLTSLLFLAASVYAVGYFEREGEHPHMEYRRHLQFTNAPEAVFTACLLLFLASTSLVAISHHLGVLWVGIEATTLATAPLIYFHRHKRSLEATWKYLIICSVGIALALLGNFLLDVAWQQEGKPLVDMTMTAMLQTSQGISAPWFKAAFIFIFIGYGTKMGIAPMHTWLPDAHSEAPALVSCLLSGALLNGAFLGIFRVQQLAIAAGFADFSRDIFIVFGLLSMGLAAMFIVNQGDFKRMLAYSSVEHMGIILLGCGIGGMAAGGGMLHTMFHSLTKATLFLLSGNILAAYHTKSCHDVSGLIKVMPGTGVLWTAAFLAIVGTPPFGVFTSEFTVLRGLMQEGYIAVALLYLLFLGIIFVGMATACLHMIQGQPPRDMATATDGPHPGMVRESFPTLLPPAFLLTASLFLGLYRPAWVDTLIANAASLVGGVLPL is encoded by the coding sequence ATGCTTTTCGCGCTTTTTCTTCTCCCCCTCGCGGCGGGCTGCATATCGTTCTTCATCACGGACGACTGGCCCAGACGCTGCCTGCTGGTCGGCACGGCGCTCATCCACTGCATCCTTTCCGCCCTGTGCTGGATAACGGCGCCGGAGCCGTTCCGGGACATCCTCGCGCTCGACGCGGCCGGGCGCCTCATCCTCGGCCTGACGTCCCTGTTGTTCCTTGCCGCGTCGGTGTATGCCGTGGGCTATTTTGAACGCGAGGGCGAGCACCCGCACATGGAATACCGGCGGCACCTGCAATTCACCAACGCGCCGGAAGCCGTGTTTACCGCCTGTTTGCTGCTTTTCCTCGCATCCACCAGCCTTGTGGCCATATCCCATCATCTGGGGGTCCTCTGGGTGGGCATTGAAGCCACGACCCTCGCCACCGCGCCGCTCATCTATTTTCACCGCCACAAACGGTCGCTGGAAGCGACCTGGAAATACCTGATTATCTGTTCCGTGGGCATCGCGCTGGCGCTGCTGGGCAACTTCCTCCTGGACGTGGCCTGGCAGCAGGAAGGCAAACCCCTGGTGGACATGACCATGACGGCCATGCTGCAGACCTCCCAGGGCATCAGCGCCCCCTGGTTCAAGGCGGCGTTCATCTTCATCTTCATCGGCTACGGCACCAAGATGGGCATCGCGCCCATGCACACCTGGCTGCCGGACGCCCACAGCGAAGCCCCGGCCCTGGTTTCCTGCCTGCTGTCGGGAGCGCTCCTCAACGGGGCCTTTCTCGGCATATTCCGCGTGCAGCAACTGGCCATTGCCGCCGGGTTCGCGGATTTTTCGCGCGACATTTTCATTGTGTTCGGCCTGCTCTCCATGGGCCTCGCCGCCATGTTCATCGTGAACCAGGGCGACTTCAAACGCATGCTCGCCTACTCCAGCGTGGAGCACATGGGCATCATCCTTCTCGGCTGCGGCATCGGCGGCATGGCCGCCGGCGGCGGGATGCTGCACACCATGTTCCACTCCCTGACCAAGGCCACGCTGTTCCTGCTTTCCGGCAACATTCTGGCCGCTTATCACACGAAATCCTGCCACGACGTCTCCGGCCTCATCAAGGTCATGCCCGGCACCGGCGTCTTATGGACGGCAGCCTTTCTCGCCATCGTGGGCACGCCGCCCTTCGGCGTGTTCACCAGCGAATTCACGGTGCTGCGCGGCCTCATGCAGGAAGGATATATCGCCGTCGCGCTGCTGTATCTTCTCTTCCTCGGCATCATTTTCGTGGGCATGGCCACCGCCTGTCTGCACATGATCCAGGGGCAGCCGCCGCGCGACATGGCGACGGCCACGGACGGCCCGCACCCCGGCATGGTGCGCGAATCGTTCCCCACGCTCCTGCCCCCGGCCTTCCTTCTGACCGCCAGCCTCTTCCTCGGGCTTTACCGGCCGGCGTGGGTCGACACCCTTATCGCGAACGCGGCGTCCCTTGTGGGCGGCGTTTTGCCGCTATAG
- a CDS encoding NADH/Ubiquinone/plastoquinone (Complex I), with protein sequence MAFLLASLGLFFAGGCAALASGRGQNASRIGAVSAIAASLAGLVPALLLLAGNIAAPGASPLSQTLGKLPMGVIALHLDLLSALFLVPVLLLVAVAAFYGMGNGNGSGENPDPGYAKDRVAGHAGAHWFFYNLLAGGMVLTLTAADTFLFLLAWELMSLTPFFLITMNGSSAETRSAAWIYLVAAHLGALFLLAFFALLAAKNGGSLSFAAFVAGAANLEPGIRGGSGLLFILAVIGFGAKTGLMPLHVWMPEAYPAAPSHVAAVMSGAAVNMGVYGIIRAFGFLGAGEAWWAYILIVAGLFSAAAGILLALAQSSIKRSLAFSSVENMGIIFLALGIALLCLQGNHAGAAALAATGALVHMLNHALSKGLLFLCAGCVLRGTGTVSLRLLGGLQKRLPVVGWCFVFGSAAIAALPPLNGFAGEFFIYLGMMFGGIASAGGPSPEYSLIFWVCLFILAAVGGLTLLCFSRLYGMAFLGAPRTEAVQNAQPPARNEMIAVCIMAALCMLSALAAPRVAQLSAMAAAPAFSTTTDAAPVLAAAPARAAGSAARFALVPEGFIPPRLAPGPNYSGGPDSAITLLQLVNNIFLLLAIAVLAAFCIRRRCLRERTIGASPTWDCGYLAPTARIQYTAGSFSQPAAFFLRTILRQKFTSPGITEYFPLKAKATVATPDWIETRGFAPLFTLVSRIADKCKELQHGRANGYILYILVTLVALLAWKLE encoded by the coding sequence ATGGCTTTTCTCCTTGCCTCCCTTGGGCTTTTCTTTGCCGGGGGATGTGCCGCCCTGGCGTCGGGCCGGGGGCAAAACGCTTCGCGCATCGGCGCGGTTTCCGCCATCGCGGCCTCGCTGGCCGGCCTTGTCCCGGCGTTGCTGCTGCTCGCCGGCAACATCGCGGCCCCTGGCGCGTCCCCTCTTTCCCAGACGTTAGGCAAACTCCCCATGGGCGTGATCGCCCTGCATCTTGATCTTCTGAGCGCGCTGTTCCTTGTGCCGGTGCTGCTTCTGGTGGCTGTCGCGGCGTTTTACGGCATGGGCAACGGGAACGGAAGCGGCGAAAACCCGGACCCCGGCTACGCGAAAGACCGCGTGGCGGGCCATGCAGGAGCCCACTGGTTTTTCTACAATCTTCTCGCGGGCGGCATGGTGCTCACCCTGACGGCCGCCGATACCTTTTTGTTCCTGCTGGCCTGGGAATTGATGTCCCTTACGCCCTTCTTCCTCATCACCATGAACGGCTCCTCCGCCGAGACGCGTTCCGCCGCCTGGATCTACCTTGTGGCCGCCCACCTCGGCGCCCTGTTCCTGCTCGCCTTTTTCGCGCTGCTTGCCGCGAAAAACGGGGGATCGCTCTCATTCGCCGCGTTTGTTGCGGGAGCGGCCAACCTTGAGCCGGGCATCCGGGGCGGTTCCGGCCTTCTCTTCATCCTGGCGGTGATCGGCTTCGGCGCAAAAACCGGACTCATGCCCCTGCACGTCTGGATGCCCGAAGCGTACCCCGCCGCGCCCAGCCACGTTGCCGCCGTCATGTCCGGAGCGGCTGTCAACATGGGCGTGTACGGCATTATCCGCGCCTTCGGCTTTCTCGGCGCGGGCGAGGCCTGGTGGGCCTATATCCTGATCGTCGCCGGTCTGTTCTCCGCCGCGGCGGGCATTCTCCTGGCCTTGGCCCAAAGCAGCATCAAACGCTCCCTCGCGTTTTCCAGCGTGGAAAATATGGGCATCATCTTCCTGGCGCTCGGCATTGCCCTTCTCTGCCTGCAGGGCAACCATGCCGGGGCGGCCGCCCTCGCGGCCACGGGCGCGTTGGTGCACATGCTCAACCACGCCCTGAGCAAGGGCCTCCTGTTCCTCTGCGCGGGCTGCGTGCTGCGCGGAACCGGCACCGTATCCCTTCGCCTTCTGGGAGGGTTGCAAAAACGCCTGCCCGTCGTGGGCTGGTGTTTCGTTTTCGGCAGCGCCGCCATTGCGGCATTGCCGCCGTTGAACGGCTTCGCGGGCGAATTCTTCATTTACCTCGGCATGATGTTCGGCGGCATAGCCAGCGCGGGCGGGCCTTCTCCCGAGTACAGCCTGATTTTCTGGGTCTGCCTGTTCATTCTCGCGGCTGTCGGCGGGCTTACGCTGCTCTGTTTTTCCAGGCTTTACGGCATGGCCTTTCTCGGCGCGCCCCGGACCGAGGCGGTACAGAACGCGCAGCCTCCGGCCAGAAACGAAATGATCGCCGTCTGCATCATGGCCGCGCTCTGCATGCTCTCGGCCCTGGCCGCGCCCCGCGTGGCACAACTCAGCGCCATGGCCGCGGCCCCGGCCTTTTCCACAACTACAGACGCAGCGCCTGTCCTCGCCGCCGCTCCCGCGCGGGCGGCGGGCTCCGCCGCCCGGTTTGCCCTGGTTCCCGAGGGGTTCATTCCCCCGCGCCTTGCCCCGGGTCCGAACTACTCCGGCGGCCCGGACTCCGCCATCACGCTGCTGCAGCTTGTAAACAACATTTTCCTGCTGCTCGCCATAGCCGTTCTCGCGGCGTTTTGCATTCGCCGCCGCTGCCTGCGGGAGCGCACCATCGGCGCCTCCCCGACCTGGGATTGCGGCTACCTCGCCCCGACCGCCCGGATTCAATACACGGCGGGCTCCTTCTCGCAACCGGCGGCGTTTTTCCTGCGGACCATCCTGCGCCAGAAGTTCACCTCGCCGGGTATAACGGAATATTTTCCGCTCAAGGCCAAGGCGACCGTCGCAACGCCCGACTGGATCGAAACGCGCGGGTTTGCCCCCCTGTTTACCCTGGTCTCGCGCATTGCCGACAAATGCAAGGAATTGCAGCACGGCAGGGCCAACGGCTACATTCTCTACATCCTTGTGACCCTGGTGGCCCTTCTGGCCTGGAAGTTGGAGTGA
- a CDS encoding putative hydrogenase-4 component E (Evidence 3 : Function proposed based on presence of conserved amino acid motif, structural feature or limited homology): MPLLEMDIPRTLQAALGIILIIDLGLLATERQIQCIRLLALQGLILGLLPLLGDIAPLDWHLLALTAIFLMIKAVVLPHVLRRCHATLPQSPPLTPYIGYNRSVLAGSLGCAFSLWLAVRLPVPANPLFLAFFAPAVTTVLAGLLVIVTRRKILTQVMGYLVLENGIYLLGVPLARQDAAWLELSVLLDVFVGIFVMIIAVRHLNEAFHSVDVDRIASLRD, from the coding sequence ATGCCGTTATTGGAAATGGATATCCCCCGCACGCTCCAGGCAGCGTTAGGCATCATTCTGATTATCGACCTCGGCCTTCTGGCGACCGAGCGGCAGATCCAGTGCATCCGCCTGCTGGCCCTGCAAGGCCTTATTCTCGGCCTTTTGCCGCTGCTGGGGGATATCGCCCCGCTCGACTGGCACCTGCTGGCCCTGACGGCCATTTTCCTGATGATAAAGGCCGTTGTCCTGCCCCATGTGCTGCGGCGGTGCCACGCAACCCTGCCGCAGTCGCCGCCCCTGACGCCCTATATCGGGTATAACCGCAGCGTGCTGGCCGGGTCGCTGGGCTGCGCCTTTTCCCTCTGGCTGGCGGTGCGGCTGCCTGTTCCCGCGAACCCGCTGTTCCTGGCCTTTTTCGCGCCCGCCGTCACAACGGTTCTGGCCGGGCTCCTCGTTATCGTCACCCGGCGGAAGATCCTCACCCAGGTCATGGGCTACCTGGTCCTGGAAAACGGCATCTATCTCCTGGGCGTGCCGCTCGCCCGCCAGGACGCCGCCTGGCTGGAACTTTCCGTCCTGCTCGACGTGTTCGTCGGCATCTTTGTCATGATTATCGCCGTCCGGCATCTGAACGAAGCCTTTCACAGCGTCGATGTGGACCGTATCGCATCCTTGAGGGACTGA
- a CDS encoding Tetratricopeptide repeat protein: protein MTDPDTFSPETPSTDTLSEDIQDALEELCDQGNEAMDEGEFREAITFFEKALEILPAPADEWEPYGWLQAALGDAYYGMQDYNGALEYFHKAYTFAGPDEVNPFVLLRLGQSYRRLGDAKNALDYLLRAYMLEGEDIFANDDDDFAFLKETAPL, encoded by the coding sequence ATGACCGATCCCGACACCTTTTCCCCGGAAACGCCTTCCACGGACACGCTTTCCGAGGACATTCAGGACGCTCTCGAGGAGCTTTGCGACCAGGGGAACGAAGCCATGGACGAAGGCGAGTTCCGGGAAGCCATTACTTTTTTTGAAAAAGCGCTGGAAATTTTGCCCGCCCCGGCTGACGAGTGGGAGCCGTACGGCTGGCTCCAGGCCGCCCTTGGCGACGCGTATTACGGTATGCAGGATTACAACGGCGCGCTGGAATATTTCCATAAAGCCTACACCTTCGCCGGCCCCGACGAGGTGAATCCCTTCGTCCTCCTGCGCCTCGGCCAAAGCTACCGAAGGCTCGGCGACGCGAAGAACGCCCTAGACTACCTGTTGCGCGCCTATATGCTCGAAGGCGAGGATATCTTTGCAAACGACGATGACGACTTCGCCTTTTTGAAAGAGACCGCTCCCCTGTAA